One Manduca sexta isolate Smith_Timp_Sample1 chromosome 28, JHU_Msex_v1.0, whole genome shotgun sequence DNA window includes the following coding sequences:
- the LOC115445522 gene encoding YTH domain-containing family protein 3 isoform X3 — translation MFCVIPFVTNAQKEQHLESGGDELAEVSWRHQQQPSYAPPISSAADHYSAAGYYGTTALPYQAFGVGDGTWSTNGTDPMTFLGGYNPHDSYGMDGSVFGPSTTPFSTAAFGQPASTFNYFHGNGDYSTWGQLGRAKQYDDYYRADGLYVPDGVKAVETGVQALSLGDHKQDKDRPPELKDVSGGSQPKKMTWASIASQPAKPAPSSQGGVIKKKGPGMPPPPIVPGKHNMDISTWDAGKTAPVVTAPPPPPLQPPVPAPLPMAAPAPAPAPPPPTPLQQQRGPPPPHQPPPAWAHPPRGPPPHQPMPQHQPRPPLPAPPVAAQPPPPTAPPQPHPVLDELRIKNDYNPKEFDLSAPMARFFVIKSYSEDDIHRSIKYEIWCSTEHGNKRLDAAFREREREGGAVFLFFSVNGSGHFCGMARMMSAVDYNSNSSVWSQDKWKGQFRVRWIYVKDVPNGQLRHIKLENNENKPVTNSRDTQEVPHAKGLQVLRIMHCYCHSTSIFDDFIHYERRQEEEDSRKVPHHNNHENNRDEHEGGRGYRNYRDHRDGRDGRDHRDGREPREPREPRDSREPRDARDLRDPRDPRDPRDQRDPRDPRDQRDSRDPRDPRDFREPRDHRDHRDDRDPRDNRDHSYRDRDYRSQHKDRDGSRGRGRSRN, via the exons TGACAAATGCACAGAAAGAGCAACATTTAGAGAGTGGCGGTGACGAGTTGGCGGAGGTGTCATGGCGTCACCAGCAACAGCCGTCGTATGCGCCACCAATCTCGTCAGCAGCCGATCACTACAGCGCGGCAG GTTATTACGGTACAACAGCACTTCCTTATCAAGCTTTTGGAGTCGGGGATGGGACATGGTCCACCAATGGAACAGACCCGATGACTTTCCTCGGAGGATACAATCCTCACGATTCTTATGGAATGGATGGTA GCGTATTTGGCCCTTCGACAACACCATTCTCTACGGCTGCGTTCGGACAGCCGGCAtcaacttttaattattttcacggCAACGGTGACTACTCCACGTGGGGTCAGCTAGGTCGCGCAAAACAATATGACGATTATTACAGAGCTGATGGTTTGTATGTGCCGGATGGCGTCAAAGCGGTCGAGACGGGCGTGCAGGCGCTCTCGCTCGGGGACCACAAGCAGGACAAGGACCGCCCTCCGGAACTCAAAGACGTGTCCGGCGGATCGCAACCCAAAAAGATGACATGGGCTTCCATCGCCAGCCAACCGGCCAAGCCGGCGCCCTCCTCGCAGGGCGGCGTTATCAAGAAGAAGGGCCCTGGCATGCCTCCGCCGCCGATAGTGCCCGGTAAGCACAATATGGATATTAGTACTTGGGACGCGGGCAAAACCGCGCCGGTGGTGACTGCACCGCCTCCACCGCCGCTGCAACCGCCCGTGCCGGCGCCGCTGCCTATGGCTGCACCAGCGCCCGCACCCGCGCCACCACCGCCGACACCGTTGCAGCAGCAGCGGGGCCCGCCACCGCCGCACCAGCCTCCGCCTGCGTGGGCTCATCCTCCTCGCGGCCCTCCTCCGCACCAGCCGATGCCGCAGCACCAGCCACGTCCACCGCTACCTGCGCCGCCGGTCGCCGCTCAACCACCACCCCCGACCGCACCGCCCCAACCACATCCCGTGCTGGATGAACTCCGCatcaaaaatgattataatccAAAGGAGTTCGATTTGAGTGCTCCGATGGCACGATTTTTTGTGATCAAATCCTATTCGGAAGACGACATCCACCGCAGCATCAAGTATGAGATCTGGTGCAGCACCGAGCATGGCAACAAACGGCTGGACGCGGCGTTCCGCGAGCGCGAGAGGGAGGGAGGCGCTGTGTTTTTGTTCTTTTCGGTAAACGGCAGTGGACATTTTTGTGGCATGGCTCGCATGATGAGTGCGGTCGATTACAACTCCAACTCGAGTGTGTGGTCGCAGGACAAGTGGAAGGGACAATTCCGCGTTAGGTGGATCTACGTTAAAGATGTTCCAAACGGGCAACTACGTCATATCAAATTAGAGAATAACGAAAACAAACCGGTGACGAACTCTCGCGACACCCAGGAGGTGCCGCACGCGAAAGGTTTGCAGGTACTGCGGATCATGCACTGCTACTGCCACTCCACCTCTATATTTGATGACTTCATCCATTACGAAAGACGACAAGAGGAGGAGGATTCCCGTAAAGTCCCGCATCATAATAACCATGAAAATAATCGTGACGAGCACGAGGGCGGTCGTGGTTACCGGAACTATCGCGACCATCGGGATGGACGTGATGGTCGCGATCACCGCGACGGACGCGAGCCACGAGAGCCCCGGGAGCCGCGCGATTCGCGTGAGCCGAGGGATGCACGAGACCTGCGTGACCCGCGAGACCCGCGGGACCCGCGTGACCAGCGTGATCCAAGGGACCCTCGCGACCAGCGTGACTCGCGCGACCCGCGTGATCCGCGTGACTTCCGCGAGCCTCGCGACCATCGCGACCACCGAGATGACCGCGACCCTCGTGACAACAGGGATCATTCGTATCGCGATCGTGATTATAGATCCCAGCATAAG GATCGGGACGGCTCACGTGGACGTGGACGTTCTCGTAACTGA